The following are from one region of the Anaeropeptidivorans aminofermentans genome:
- a CDS encoding DUF3841 domain-containing protein, with protein sequence MKRTVWTKQHKDILNVLEEKGRFIAMKEYILQGKEDISRFYFESYRWYAERASKIVDKPEDVHYPIWVSLNKESILGLDPDTVLLEIEIDSDRVVEMDYSKWGYVVNYYYIPENEKDNQRHNELLDKYGIDDSTAYMTSFYPHIKKEIIKSWDSLFDKSRFNSREKVGTIWEIKSQWIKNVTHYKS encoded by the coding sequence ATGAAACGAACAGTATGGACAAAGCAGCATAAGGATATTTTGAACGTACTTGAAGAAAAAGGGCGTTTTATTGCCATGAAAGAATATATTCTTCAGGGCAAAGAAGATATATCGCGATTTTATTTTGAGTCCTACAGATGGTATGCCGAAAGAGCGTCAAAGATAGTTGATAAACCGGAAGACGTTCATTATCCCATATGGGTTTCATTAAATAAGGAATCAATTCTTGGCCTTGACCCTGATACGGTTCTTCTTGAAATTGAAATAGACAGTGACCGTGTAGTAGAAATGGATTATTCTAAATGGGGATATGTGGTAAATTACTACTATATACCGGAGAATGAAAAAGATAATCAGCGTCACAATGAATTGCTGGATAAATACGGAATTGACGATTCGACCGCCTATATGACAAGCTTTTATCCTCACATAAAGAAGGAAATAATAAAAAGTTGGGATAGTCTTTTTGATAAGAGCCGGTTTAATTCGAGAGAAAAGGTTGGAACCATTTGGGAAATAAAATCCCAATGGATTAAAAATGTCACTCACTATAAATCCTAA
- a CDS encoding PTS sugar transporter subunit IIA: protein MAGEKGFFSRLFGNKEEDTAEISNYENLTSPLSGKIIPLTEIPDETFASGMLGDGIGIEPLEGKLYSPIDGKIETIFHTKHAVFIKTPIGAEVLIHVGKDTVSLSGEHFTAHVESGDEVKQGQLILEFDMAAIKSKGYELITPITISNSAEFNIEKTLTTDVHTGDTIIKLTKKDMPE from the coding sequence ATGGCAGGTGAAAAGGGATTCTTCTCCCGCCTTTTTGGTAATAAAGAAGAGGATACCGCTGAAATATCCAATTATGAAAACTTAACCAGCCCATTGTCTGGAAAAATCATACCTTTAACCGAAATACCGGATGAAACCTTTGCTTCGGGAATGCTTGGAGACGGCATAGGGATAGAGCCTCTGGAAGGAAAGCTTTATTCTCCCATAGATGGAAAAATTGAAACAATTTTTCATACGAAACACGCTGTATTTATTAAAACGCCCATAGGTGCGGAAGTTTTAATCCATGTGGGAAAGGATACGGTTTCATTAAGTGGAGAACATTTTACAGCTCATGTTGAAAGCGGAGATGAAGTAAAGCAGGGCCAGCTTATTTTAGAATTTGATATGGCCGCAATTAAATCAAAAGGCTATGAATTAATAACCCCTATAACCATCAGTAATTCAGCTGAATTTAATATTGAAAAAACTTTAACTACAGATGTTCATACAGGGGATACTATTATTAAATTGACAAAAAAAGATATGCCTGAATAA
- a CDS encoding DeoR/GlpR family DNA-binding transcription regulator: MKAYERRKKMLSLINDMKFVSMQDLKNYLNVSEATIRRDLADLDANGKVIRTHGGASSIFVDYTYDGNFLPDVMSVEKRQIAEKAFNLIKENDSIVLDSGTTALELAKLIGESSKSLFVITNYTMSINYLAKNKNCQVFVIGGNLNNNTMATSGTFAEEAYNQFHVNKAFLGANGVSLYYGITASKIHVAKVKESMMKIAGESILLADHSKFEKVSLCRFAPIERISKIICDDGLDDVLYEKYKQYIYIPKEN, from the coding sequence TTGAAAGCTTATGAAAGAAGAAAAAAAATGCTGAGCTTAATAAACGATATGAAATTCGTATCTATGCAGGATTTAAAAAATTATTTGAATGTTTCAGAAGCGACTATCCGCAGAGATTTAGCAGATTTAGACGCAAACGGAAAAGTTATAAGAACTCACGGCGGCGCCAGCAGTATTTTTGTAGACTATACTTACGACGGTAATTTCCTTCCTGATGTAATGAGCGTTGAAAAGCGGCAGATTGCAGAAAAAGCTTTCAATCTCATTAAAGAAAACGACAGCATTGTCCTCGATTCCGGAACCACCGCTTTAGAGCTTGCAAAATTAATCGGCGAATCAAGCAAATCTTTATTTGTCATAACAAATTACACCATGTCAATAAATTACCTGGCGAAAAATAAAAATTGCCAAGTTTTTGTCATCGGCGGAAATCTAAATAATAACACAATGGCCACAAGCGGTACCTTTGCCGAGGAAGCATACAATCAGTTTCATGTAAATAAAGCCTTTTTAGGCGCCAATGGCGTAAGCCTCTATTACGGCATTACGGCTTCAAAAATCCATGTTGCAAAGGTTAAAGAAAGCATGATGAAAATAGCCGGGGAAAGCATTTTACTGGCGGACCATTCAAAATTTGAAAAAGTTTCTCTCTGCCGGTTTGCCCCTATAGAAAGGATATCGAAAATAATTTGTGATGACGGACTCGACGATGTACTTTATGAAAAATATAAGCAGTATATCTACATTCCTAAAGAAAATTAA
- a CDS encoding PTS transporter subunit EIIC: MTNQELSVRILELVGGKENVISAANCMTRLRVKLKDPSKADIEGLKSTEGVLGVVEDATLQIVLGPGKARKVTESFVAEAGVTYVQAETEDWQANKQAIKSGQKDNKLKDALRVIADIFIPMIPAIIAAGLFNGVASLLSQTAFGKAAMTGGIEAGGFWFIFITMLQLIGGGFLSYFAIYTGINSANKFGATPALGGMIGAMSIMGQIVTISQTFGLYNAEVPLESILTTGKGGIIGVIAGVWILSKIEKKIRKIVPDVLDLIITPFVTLLITAVLFVFIIMPAAGFISDILVKGLSVIINSSNPVVSVISGYVLAAVFLPMVLLGLHHGLIPIYSVQLETFVAKMGVPGGVTLFPVLAMAGAGQVGAAIAIYLKARKVNNLRMQKTIIGALPAGFLGVGEPLIYGVTLPMGKPFITAGLGAGFGGAFVRLMGVGATAWGPSGLVAIPLMQTAAMMLNFFLGLVIAYVAGFIITSIFIKNEDVASA, encoded by the coding sequence ATGACAAACCAAGAATTGTCCGTAAGAATTTTGGAGCTGGTAGGCGGAAAAGAAAACGTTATTTCAGCTGCAAACTGTATGACGCGTCTTCGAGTTAAGCTGAAAGATCCTTCCAAGGCCGATATTGAAGGATTAAAATCCACGGAAGGTGTGCTGGGTGTTGTAGAAGATGCCACATTGCAAATCGTTTTAGGCCCTGGAAAGGCAAGAAAAGTAACCGAATCATTTGTTGCCGAAGCTGGCGTTACATACGTACAGGCAGAGACAGAAGACTGGCAGGCTAACAAGCAGGCGATAAAGAGCGGGCAGAAAGATAATAAACTGAAAGACGCTCTTAGAGTAATAGCAGACATATTCATTCCTATGATACCTGCTATTATTGCCGCAGGTCTTTTCAACGGAGTTGCAAGCCTTCTTTCCCAGACGGCATTTGGCAAGGCGGCTATGACCGGCGGAATAGAAGCAGGCGGTTTCTGGTTTATATTTATAACCATGCTTCAGTTGATCGGCGGCGGTTTCTTAAGCTATTTCGCAATTTACACAGGTATCAATTCTGCCAATAAATTCGGAGCAACGCCTGCTCTCGGCGGAATGATCGGAGCCATGAGTATTATGGGTCAGATTGTTACCATATCTCAAACCTTCGGCCTTTACAATGCAGAAGTTCCTCTGGAATCCATACTTACTACAGGAAAAGGCGGTATCATAGGTGTTATCGCAGGCGTATGGATACTTTCCAAAATAGAAAAGAAGATACGTAAGATTGTTCCCGATGTCTTGGATTTAATTATTACTCCTTTTGTTACTCTTTTGATTACGGCAGTCCTCTTTGTATTTATCATAATGCCGGCAGCAGGCTTTATATCCGATATTTTAGTTAAGGGGCTTTCTGTAATTATAAATTCATCGAATCCGGTCGTTTCCGTAATATCAGGCTATGTGCTTGCAGCTGTATTTCTTCCTATGGTTCTCCTTGGGCTTCATCACGGATTAATCCCTATTTATTCTGTGCAGCTTGAAACATTTGTGGCTAAAATGGGGGTTCCCGGCGGCGTTACTCTTTTCCCCGTTCTTGCTATGGCAGGGGCAGGTCAGGTAGGCGCAGCGATTGCCATTTACCTTAAAGCACGAAAAGTTAACAACCTTCGCATGCAAAAAACTATTATAGGTGCCCTTCCTGCCGGTTTCTTAGGTGTTGGAGAGCCCCTGATATATGGTGTAACCCTTCCCATGGGTAAACCGTTTATTACTGCCGGTCTTGGAGCAGGTTTCGGCGGAGCCTTTGTAAGGCTCATGGGTGTAGGCGCAACTGCATGGGGGCCTTCAGGCCTTGTTGCCATACCGCTTATGCAGACGGCAGCCATGATGCTTAATTTCTTCTTAGGTCTTGTGATTGCATACGTAGCCGGATTCATTATTACAAGTATATTTATTAAAAATGAAGATGTTGCATCAGCATAA
- the murQ gene encoding N-acetylmuramic acid 6-phosphate etherase encodes MIDLSKMTTETRNPNTMNLDEMSSLEIITVMNEEDANVPKAIKNVLPKIAQAVDWVKEAFLSGGRLIYMGAGTSGRLGVLDASECPPTFGVSPDMVVGIIAGGDTALRNAAEGAEDDYAQGQEDLMDIGLKENDVVVGIAASGRTPYVIGGLDYAKSIGSHRISVVCNLNSEMAAASELAIEVIPGPEVLTGSTRLKAGTAQKLVLNMISTAAMVGIGKAYENLMVDVVPSNKKLDVRAEKIVMEATGVNKDEARKYIDEASGNVKTAIVMILAGYSFEEASKKLKECNGHVRIAIKKIN; translated from the coding sequence GTGATTGATCTTAGCAAAATGACAACCGAAACTAGGAATCCAAACACGATGAATCTTGATGAAATGTCATCATTGGAAATAATTACAGTAATGAACGAAGAAGATGCAAATGTACCAAAGGCGATTAAAAACGTTCTTCCTAAAATTGCGCAGGCTGTAGATTGGGTTAAAGAGGCTTTTCTTTCAGGAGGAAGGCTTATCTATATGGGTGCAGGAACAAGCGGAAGGCTTGGTGTCCTTGACGCCTCCGAATGCCCGCCTACTTTTGGGGTTTCACCTGATATGGTTGTGGGAATAATAGCAGGAGGAGATACTGCATTAAGAAATGCCGCTGAGGGTGCCGAAGATGATTACGCTCAGGGGCAGGAAGATTTAATGGATATAGGCCTGAAAGAAAATGATGTTGTTGTGGGCATAGCCGCCAGCGGTCGTACGCCTTATGTAATAGGAGGTCTTGACTATGCTAAAAGCATAGGAAGCCACAGGATTTCCGTAGTGTGCAATTTAAACAGCGAAATGGCTGCCGCATCAGAACTTGCCATAGAGGTAATCCCGGGGCCGGAGGTGCTTACAGGCTCGACAAGGCTTAAAGCAGGCACAGCTCAGAAGCTTGTGCTCAATATGATTTCAACAGCTGCTATGGTAGGCATAGGCAAGGCTTATGAAAATCTTATGGTAGACGTAGTTCCTTCAAACAAAAAGCTTGATGTCAGAGCAGAAAAAATAGTTATGGAAGCTACGGGGGTTAACAAAGACGAAGCAAGAAAGTATATTGACGAAGCCTCCGGTAATGTTAAAACGGCTATAGTTATGATCCTTGCAGGATATAGCTTTGAAGAAGCAAGCAAAAAGCTTAAAGAATGCAACGGTCATGTAAGAATAGCAATAAAGAAAATAAATTGA
- a CDS encoding MupG family TIM beta-alpha barrel fold protein: MKMLHQHNPLGYSVYLSSFDRVHRFLENKDTKDIEIFTSLHISEEFGEDYCRKAEDMCRWLSAKGYRILADISKKTVNSFGESDMVKFAKRLGISSLRIDYGFTDDEIIEISKGIPIVLNASTINEALAKKIVKSGGKASAMHNFYPRPETGLSDKFFAESSKMLQSNGIPVYAFIPGDKEKRGPVFEGLPTLEKHRYWQPFSAYADFVRNFNVDSIFVGDIEISEKELRLIERFAKEDILPIPVTVEEKYAFLYEKVFTSRPDSPEGAIRLSESREYSCFGDRVEPSEKAERLRGSITVDNILYGRYSGELQIIRNNYPADERVNVIGKVDEKYLPLLDCVPNGSQIRLVPANM, from the coding sequence ATGAAGATGTTGCATCAGCATAATCCTTTAGGCTATTCGGTGTACCTGTCAAGCTTTGACAGGGTACACCGCTTTTTAGAAAATAAAGACACAAAAGACATAGAAATATTTACGTCCCTTCATATCTCAGAAGAATTCGGAGAAGATTACTGCAGGAAGGCCGAGGATATGTGCAGATGGCTTTCTGCAAAAGGCTATCGTATTTTAGCGGATATTTCTAAAAAAACCGTCAATAGCTTCGGTGAAAGTGATATGGTTAAGTTCGCTAAAAGACTGGGGATTTCAAGCTTAAGAATAGACTATGGCTTTACCGATGATGAAATTATAGAAATATCTAAAGGAATTCCTATAGTTCTTAATGCTTCTACAATCAATGAAGCTTTGGCGAAAAAGATAGTGAAATCCGGCGGAAAGGCTTCTGCTATGCATAATTTTTATCCAAGGCCTGAGACAGGGCTTTCAGATAAATTTTTTGCGGAGTCTTCTAAAATGCTTCAAAGTAACGGCATACCTGTATATGCCTTCATACCCGGAGATAAGGAAAAAAGGGGCCCTGTTTTTGAAGGCCTTCCTACTTTGGAAAAACACAGATATTGGCAGCCTTTCAGTGCCTATGCAGATTTCGTCCGAAATTTTAATGTGGACAGTATATTTGTAGGGGATATAGAGATAAGCGAGAAGGAGCTAAGGCTTATTGAGCGCTTTGCAAAGGAAGATATTTTGCCTATTCCGGTAACAGTGGAAGAAAAATATGCTTTTCTCTACGAAAAAGTATTTACTTCAAGGCCGGATTCTCCCGAAGGCGCAATACGCCTTTCAGAATCAAGGGAATATTCATGCTTTGGAGACAGGGTAGAGCCTTCTGAAAAAGCTGAACGCCTAAGGGGAAGCATAACCGTAGATAATATTCTATACGGCAGATATTCAGGTGAACTTCAAATCATCAGAAACAATTACCCGGCTGATGAAAGAGTCAATGTCATAGGCAAAGTAGACGAAAAATACCTTCCTCTCTTAGACTGTGTGCCCAACGGAAGCCAAATTAGGCTTGTTCCGGCAAATATGTGA
- a CDS encoding PTS system mannose/fructose/N-acetylgalactosamine-transporter subunit IIB has product MKIALVRLDERLIHGQVMTAWVSYCGAKEIIVIDDEVYADEFTREILMLSVLGGIKIDILSVEKFKEKFESSKDDTPVLILYKTPKYVLNTIKAGIKLDELMVGNMGSGKDRERVSNTVYMSPAEKKIFEEISDTGCNVYLRMMPKEPAVPFKEIQ; this is encoded by the coding sequence ATGAAAATTGCATTAGTGAGGCTTGATGAGCGTCTGATCCATGGGCAGGTCATGACGGCATGGGTTTCATACTGCGGCGCAAAGGAAATTATTGTAATCGACGATGAGGTATATGCTGATGAATTTACGAGGGAAATCCTTATGCTCTCCGTATTGGGAGGCATTAAAATCGATATTTTAAGCGTTGAAAAGTTTAAAGAGAAATTTGAAAGCTCTAAAGATGATACGCCTGTATTGATTTTATATAAGACGCCGAAATACGTCCTTAACACCATAAAGGCAGGCATCAAGCTTGATGAGCTTATGGTAGGCAATATGGGCTCCGGAAAGGATAGGGAACGGGTATCTAATACCGTCTATATGTCGCCTGCAGAAAAGAAGATATTTGAAGAAATATCTGATACGGGGTGCAATGTTTATTTAAGAATGATGCCGAAAGAACCGGCTGTACCCTTTAAGGAAATTCAGTAA
- a CDS encoding MurR/RpiR family transcriptional regulator, whose product MKSALLLMRESLDTASATEKVIMEHLLKNPEDILNSSIHSLAEKTFSSPATVLRMCRKIGFKGYKEFRQSVIYELALRRKSEDEEKKEITRLDSLEEIVNKITYKNIISLEDSKNLIDIDDVRRAVDMIFQCKTVYLYGIGSSLCVARDFYLKFLRLGKPCVLNDDWHSQLLQARNTFPEDLGIAISYSGQTVEVVECIKQMKNNGAKVISITRYGASPVTEHSDLKLYVAANESTFRSGAMSSRISQLNLIDIIYTDLANRAYEHSLTQFSKTHIHKPNIIKMKKETTSKADENDLT is encoded by the coding sequence ATGAAAAGTGCTTTGCTTCTTATGAGAGAATCATTAGATACTGCCAGCGCTACGGAAAAAGTTATTATGGAACACTTGCTTAAAAATCCAGAGGATATTTTAAATTCCAGTATACATTCGCTTGCGGAGAAAACATTTTCATCGCCAGCTACGGTACTTCGCATGTGCAGAAAAATAGGATTTAAGGGCTATAAGGAGTTCAGGCAATCGGTAATATACGAGCTTGCTTTGCGAAGAAAAAGCGAGGATGAGGAAAAAAAGGAAATCACAAGGCTTGACAGCCTTGAAGAAATCGTCAATAAAATTACTTATAAAAACATTATATCCCTTGAAGACAGCAAAAACCTTATTGATATAGACGACGTAAGGCGCGCCGTAGATATGATATTTCAGTGTAAAACTGTATATTTATATGGAATCGGCTCTTCCCTTTGCGTGGCAAGGGATTTTTACCTTAAATTTCTAAGGCTTGGAAAGCCCTGTGTTTTAAATGACGACTGGCATTCCCAGCTTCTTCAGGCGAGGAATACCTTCCCGGAAGATTTGGGTATAGCCATTTCCTATTCAGGCCAGACCGTTGAAGTCGTTGAATGCATAAAACAAATGAAAAATAACGGCGCAAAGGTAATTTCAATTACAAGATACGGGGCTTCTCCTGTGACGGAACACAGCGATTTAAAACTATACGTTGCCGCAAATGAATCTACCTTCAGAAGCGGAGCCATGTCTTCAAGAATATCCCAGCTTAATCTTATTGATATTATTTATACGGATTTGGCAAACAGAGCCTACGAACATTCCCTTACCCAATTTTCAAAGACCCATATACATAAGCCCAATATAATAAAAATGAAAAAAGAAACTACTTCAAAAGCTGACGAAAACGACTTAACTTGA
- a CDS encoding PTS sugar transporter subunit IIA, whose amino-acid sequence MKRKNVIITHGNMAEGILNSCSLFFDITDYKAFGLQPGEDVELFYDKVEKELLDENYENILVLTDIVGGTPYNTATKVFLKNREIKNIEIITGVNLPMLLELGFNEEDDMEKLKEKAIDAGQEGIMDLKNKLKNLYS is encoded by the coding sequence ATGAAGAGAAAAAACGTAATAATTACCCATGGAAATATGGCAGAAGGCATATTAAATTCCTGCTCACTATTTTTTGATATAACGGATTATAAGGCTTTTGGCCTTCAGCCCGGAGAAGACGTAGAGCTTTTTTACGATAAAGTTGAAAAAGAGCTGCTAGATGAAAACTATGAAAATATTTTGGTTCTGACGGATATTGTAGGAGGAACCCCATATAATACGGCGACAAAAGTATTCTTAAAAAATAGAGAAATTAAAAACATAGAGATTATTACCGGTGTAAATCTTCCCATGCTTTTAGAATTAGGCTTTAATGAAGAAGACGATATGGAAAAGTTAAAGGAAAAAGCTATAGATGCCGGTCAAGAAGGTATCATGGATTTAAAAAACAAATTAAAAAACCTATATAGTTGA
- the grdH gene encoding betaine reductase selenoprotein B has translation MKKAILYINQFFGQIGGEDVADYKPTITNETVGPALAFKAALKDEVEITHTIICGDNFMGSNTEEAIETILGFLSDKEFDIFFAGPAFLAGRYGAACGHIAKAVKEKFNVPVITSMNVENPGVEMFRKEMYIFKGGNSAAAMRKDVQNMAKFALKLLKGEKLLSANEEGYFGRGIRRQIWLEPPVKATERVIDMLLKKINGEPYQTELPIAMSDRVAIAPAISPEDLRKMEVALVTTGGIVPVGNPDRIQSASATKFGRYDIADLDDFRVGEYMTIHAGYDPAAANNDPDVCVPLDAMRKYEKEGKIGGIFKYFYTTVGTGTTQAEASKMGKAIAEELNANGIKAVIMTSTUGTCTRCGATMVKEIEKTGITIVQMANLIPVAKTVGSNRIVPTISIPYPLGDPATTAEEQFKLRYHRVGVALDALTTPITEQTVFKVKF, from the coding sequence ATGAAAAAGGCTATTTTATATATAAATCAGTTTTTCGGTCAAATAGGCGGAGAAGATGTGGCGGATTATAAGCCCACAATTACAAATGAAACTGTAGGTCCGGCTCTTGCTTTTAAAGCCGCTTTAAAAGATGAAGTGGAAATTACCCATACGATTATCTGCGGAGATAACTTTATGGGAAGTAATACGGAAGAAGCCATCGAAACCATTTTAGGCTTTCTTTCAGATAAAGAGTTTGATATATTCTTTGCCGGTCCTGCGTTTTTAGCAGGAAGATACGGTGCAGCCTGCGGCCATATTGCAAAGGCCGTAAAAGAAAAATTCAATGTACCTGTAATTACTTCTATGAACGTTGAAAATCCCGGCGTTGAGATGTTCAGGAAGGAAATGTATATCTTTAAAGGCGGAAACAGCGCTGCCGCCATGAGAAAAGATGTTCAAAATATGGCGAAATTCGCCCTTAAATTATTAAAGGGTGAAAAGCTTCTTTCAGCCAACGAAGAGGGCTATTTTGGCAGAGGTATCAGGAGACAAATTTGGCTTGAGCCTCCTGTAAAGGCTACAGAAAGAGTTATTGATATGCTCCTCAAAAAAATCAATGGCGAGCCTTATCAAACAGAGCTTCCAATTGCTATGTCCGACAGGGTTGCTATAGCCCCTGCTATTTCACCAGAAGATTTAAGGAAAATGGAAGTTGCTCTTGTAACTACAGGCGGTATTGTTCCTGTTGGAAACCCTGATAGAATTCAATCTGCCTCTGCTACAAAATTCGGCAGGTATGATATTGCTGATCTTGACGATTTCAGAGTGGGCGAATACATGACGATTCACGCAGGATACGACCCGGCAGCAGCTAATAATGACCCTGACGTATGCGTTCCTCTTGATGCTATGAGAAAATACGAAAAAGAGGGCAAAATCGGCGGTATATTCAAATATTTCTACACAACTGTAGGAACAGGAACCACCCAGGCAGAAGCTTCCAAAATGGGCAAGGCTATTGCTGAGGAACTTAATGCAAACGGAATAAAAGCTGTTATTATGACTTCCACCTGAGGTACCTGTACACGTTGCGGTGCAACGATGGTAAAAGAAATTGAAAAGACAGGTATTACAATTGTTCAGATGGCAAACCTTATCCCTGTTGCCAAAACTGTAGGCTCCAATAGAATTGTTCCAACCATCTCTATACCATATCCTCTTGGAGACCCTGCAACAACAGCAGAAGAGCAGTTTAAGCTCAGATACCATAGGGTAGGGGTTGCGTTAGACGCATTAACTACACCGATTACAGAGCAGACAGTTTTTAAAGTAAAATTTTAA